In Leptolyngbya sp. SIO1E4, one DNA window encodes the following:
- a CDS encoding ABC transporter substrate-binding protein — protein MNVVSQRRIILPSRFSRRRFVKYGSLAAGAGIVSACAGNTRNSTPDSTAATPTEEATTSGELTPVTYGTNWYAQAEHGGFYQAVATGIYETYGLDVTIQMGGPQVNGTQLLMGGAVDFFMGYGSDALKAIEEGIPKVTVASIFQKDPQILIAHPDQGIETLEDLQGKPIFISAAANVTYWPLLAAKYGFTEDMKRPYNFNAGPFLADQTSAQQGYLSSEPLTIQKEGGFEPVVFLLADYGYDPYSTTIETRQELVDSDPDLVQRFVDASIKGWYSYLEDDPTPGNELIKEANPEMTDEQIAYGIEKMKEYGIVVSGEAETAGIGTMTEARWQSFFNTLVDAEVMSPDVDYTQAFTLAFVNKGTEYYQG, from the coding sequence GTGAATGTTGTGAGCCAACGTCGGATTATCCTCCCGAGTCGCTTTAGCAGGCGGCGGTTTGTGAAGTACGGCTCTCTCGCTGCGGGTGCTGGCATTGTGTCAGCATGCGCAGGCAACACCCGCAACTCTACCCCCGATAGCACCGCAGCCACGCCCACCGAGGAGGCTACAACTAGCGGTGAATTGACCCCCGTGACCTATGGCACCAACTGGTATGCACAAGCTGAGCACGGGGGCTTTTATCAAGCGGTTGCCACCGGCATCTATGAAACCTACGGTTTGGATGTGACCATTCAAATGGGCGGGCCACAGGTCAATGGCACCCAGCTTCTGATGGGAGGAGCAGTCGACTTTTTCATGGGCTACGGGTCTGATGCCCTGAAAGCGATCGAGGAAGGGATTCCGAAAGTAACGGTGGCATCAATTTTTCAGAAAGATCCTCAAATCCTCATTGCCCACCCTGACCAGGGCATTGAGACCTTAGAAGATTTGCAGGGTAAGCCTATTTTCATCTCTGCAGCAGCCAATGTGACCTACTGGCCATTGCTGGCGGCGAAATATGGCTTCACCGAAGATATGAAGCGCCCCTACAACTTCAACGCTGGCCCCTTTTTAGCAGACCAGACCTCAGCACAGCAGGGATACCTCAGCTCTGAACCCCTAACCATTCAAAAAGAAGGCGGGTTTGAACCGGTTGTCTTTTTGTTAGCCGATTATGGCTACGACCCTTACTCCACCACCATTGAAACGCGCCAAGAGTTAGTCGACAGCGACCCCGACCTGGTGCAGCGGTTCGTAGATGCCTCTATTAAAGGCTGGTACAGCTACCTAGAAGATGACCCCACCCCTGGCAATGAACTCATTAAAGAAGCGAATCCTGAAATGACGGATGAGCAGATAGCCTACGGCATCGAGAAAATGAAGGAATACGGCATTGTGGTTTCTGGAGAGGCAGAAACCGCTGGGATTGGAACCATGACCGAGGCTCGCTGGCAGTCTTTCTTCAACACGCTCGTAGACGCTGAGGTCATGAGCCCGGATGTCGATTACACCCAAGCATTCACCTTAGCGTTCGTGAACAAAGGCACGGAGTATTACCAGGGATGA
- a CDS encoding ABC transporter ATP-binding protein: MTSTAIALHQVDKVYNNGTVALQGVDLTIRRGEFVSLVGPSGCGKSTILRLIAGLGAVSRGFLEWGEAAGVNPQQPASDHTLAFVFQDAALMPWATVVDNVYLPLKLKGQSLRSSRSRIQEALNLVDLQGLEGSYPRQLSGGMKMRVSIARALVTHPNLLLMDEPFGALDEMTRSRLNSDFLHLWERCHWTVVFVTHNIYEAVYLSNRVVVMAARPGRIVADVPIEAPYPRNDAFRTSSLFNQYCRDILHHLSMGNPIAS, translated from the coding sequence ATGACATCTACGGCGATCGCGCTACACCAGGTAGACAAGGTTTACAACAACGGCACTGTCGCACTGCAAGGGGTTGATCTGACGATTCGCCGGGGAGAATTTGTCAGCTTGGTGGGGCCATCTGGGTGTGGCAAAAGCACCATCTTGCGGTTGATTGCGGGGCTTGGGGCGGTGAGCCGGGGCTTTCTGGAATGGGGGGAGGCAGCAGGCGTTAATCCGCAGCAGCCAGCCTCTGACCACACCTTAGCCTTTGTGTTTCAAGATGCAGCGCTCATGCCCTGGGCTACAGTGGTGGACAATGTGTATCTGCCCCTCAAGCTCAAGGGGCAATCTTTGCGCTCAAGCCGCAGTCGCATTCAAGAAGCCTTGAATTTAGTAGACCTTCAGGGGTTGGAGGGTAGCTATCCGCGCCAGTTATCGGGGGGCATGAAAATGCGCGTTTCCATTGCGCGGGCGTTGGTGACCCATCCAAACCTGCTGCTGATGGACGAACCCTTTGGTGCCCTTGATGAGATGACTCGCAGTCGTCTTAACAGCGATTTTTTACATCTTTGGGAACGCTGTCATTGGACTGTCGTTTTTGTCACCCATAACATCTACGAGGCGGTTTACCTCTCGAACCGCGTGGTCGTCATGGCAGCTCGCCCAGGGCGCATTGTTGCCGATGTGCCCATTGAGGCCCCGTACCCACGGAATGACGCTTTTCGCACCTCTTCCCTGTTCAATCAATACTGTCGAGATATTTTGCACCATCTGTCTATGGGCAACCCGATCGCCTCTTGA
- a CDS encoding ABC transporter permease codes for MILKDPQQSAFTSNQQTVAPSRHTRQPPWWSSVTRPEVIAPLIVGLIALMLWEGSVRLFQLPPYLLPGPLLVFQTLIQEWSQLFPSLLITLKITVVAFVAATVSGVFIAVLFTQSKWIERSFFPYAVILQTTPIVAIAPLIIIWLQNNTFAALVVCAWIVAFFPIVSNTTLGLNSADHTLQNLFHLYGASRWQTLWYLRLPSALPYFLGGLRISGGLALIGAVVAEFVAGTGGARSGIAYQILMSSYNLQIPRMFAALMMTTVLGVLIFVGLTILSDRLLKHWHESAVQREN; via the coding sequence ATGATTCTGAAAGACCCCCAGCAATCGGCATTCACGTCTAACCAGCAGACTGTTGCCCCATCCCGCCATACCAGGCAGCCGCCTTGGTGGTCTTCAGTCACCCGGCCTGAAGTTATTGCGCCTCTGATTGTCGGGCTCATCGCCCTCATGCTCTGGGAAGGCTCGGTGCGGCTATTTCAACTGCCCCCTTATTTGCTCCCAGGGCCGCTACTGGTGTTTCAAACGCTTATTCAGGAATGGTCACAGTTATTTCCGTCACTACTCATTACGTTAAAAATTACGGTGGTGGCGTTTGTGGCAGCAACCGTTTCCGGGGTTTTCATTGCCGTATTGTTTACCCAAAGCAAGTGGATTGAGCGCAGCTTTTTTCCCTATGCTGTGATTTTGCAAACGACCCCGATTGTGGCGATCGCGCCCCTGATTATCATTTGGCTCCAGAACAACACTTTTGCAGCGCTGGTTGTCTGTGCCTGGATTGTGGCCTTTTTCCCGATTGTTTCTAACACGACGTTAGGCTTAAACAGCGCCGATCATACGTTGCAAAATTTGTTTCATCTTTATGGCGCTTCCCGCTGGCAAACCCTTTGGTATCTGCGGTTGCCCAGTGCCCTACCTTATTTTCTCGGGGGTCTGAGAATTAGTGGCGGCCTCGCTTTGATTGGGGCCGTCGTGGCTGAGTTTGTGGCAGGTACAGGCGGAGCGAGGTCGGGCATTGCCTATCAGATCTTAATGTCTAGCTATAACTTGCAAATTCCCCGTATGTTTGCAGCACTGATGATGACAACGGTGTTGGGCGTGCTGATTTTTGTGGGGCTCACGATTTTGTCCGATCGCCTACTTAAACACTGGCATGAAAGTGCGGTTCAACGAGAAAATTAG
- a CDS encoding cytosine deaminase, producing MAIAPFVTPPPTDSFWLTNTRLPLALLDETVTHRDVIAALAAPPFLENLVAADVEIRDGYIAAIAPLGSAPPDADRVALAKGLIFPCFVDLHTHLDKGQIWNRASNPDGTFDGALQTVMADAPNWSAEDLYQRMSFGLRCSYAHGTKAIRTHFDAFGAMAETGLSVIHQLQQDWAKRITLQAVCLVSLDYYLTPEGETLADLVAANGAILGGVAYPNPDLDTQLDRVFTLAAERGLALDFHVDESLDPTEMSLRHVAKAKLKHGFAAPVVCGHCCTLSIQSPAEMEETLHWVKAADIGIVSLPMCNLYLQDRQANRMPRYRGVTVLHELQQRNIPIAVASDNCRDPFYAYGDHDGLEVLTQAVRIGHLDRPIANWARTITWTPADLMGLPEAGRIGIGQPADLVLFKARSFNELLSRPQSDRGVLRNGRAIDTTLPDYAELDELLEIS from the coding sequence ATGGCGATCGCCCCCTTTGTCACCCCGCCCCCCACAGATTCTTTTTGGCTAACCAATACCCGCTTACCCCTTGCTTTATTAGACGAAACGGTCACTCATCGAGACGTCATTGCCGCATTGGCAGCCCCTCCGTTTTTAGAAAATCTTGTAGCCGCCGATGTGGAAATTCGCGATGGATATATCGCGGCGATCGCTCCCTTGGGCTCAGCACCACCCGATGCTGACCGCGTAGCGTTAGCGAAAGGCTTGATTTTTCCTTGTTTTGTCGATCTGCACACCCATCTGGATAAGGGGCAAATCTGGAACCGCGCATCAAATCCAGATGGCACCTTTGACGGTGCACTACAAACGGTGATGGCAGATGCCCCCAACTGGAGTGCCGAGGATCTGTATCAGCGCATGAGTTTTGGTCTGCGGTGTAGCTACGCCCACGGCACCAAAGCCATCCGCACCCATTTTGACGCCTTTGGGGCCATGGCAGAGACGGGCCTGTCAGTGATTCACCAGTTACAGCAAGACTGGGCAAAACGCATTACGCTGCAAGCGGTTTGCCTGGTTTCTTTAGATTATTATTTAACGCCAGAGGGAGAAACGCTAGCCGATTTGGTGGCGGCAAACGGAGCCATTCTCGGAGGCGTCGCTTACCCTAACCCTGACCTAGATACCCAGCTTGATCGGGTGTTTACCCTGGCAGCAGAGCGGGGGCTCGCCCTTGACTTTCATGTGGATGAAAGCCTAGATCCCACCGAAATGTCTCTGCGCCATGTGGCTAAAGCAAAACTGAAGCATGGGTTTGCGGCTCCGGTCGTTTGCGGGCATTGCTGTACGCTATCGATTCAATCTCCGGCAGAAATGGAAGAAACGCTGCACTGGGTCAAGGCAGCAGACATTGGCATTGTCAGCTTACCCATGTGCAACCTCTACCTGCAGGATCGACAGGCCAACCGCATGCCCCGCTATCGCGGTGTCACCGTCCTCCATGAACTGCAACAGCGAAACATCCCCATCGCCGTTGCCAGTGATAATTGCCGGGATCCTTTTTATGCTTATGGAGACCATGATGGGCTCGAAGTCTTAACCCAGGCTGTCCGCATTGGTCACCTTGATCGCCCCATTGCCAATTGGGCACGGACCATCACCTGGACACCTGCCGACCTAATGGGGCTACCGGAGGCGGGGCGCATTGGCATTGGTCAACCGGCTGACTTGGTGTTGTTCAAAGCGCGCTCGTTTAATGAATTATTGTCACGACCTCAGAGCGATCGCGGGGTCTTGAGAAACGGCAGGGCGATCGACACAACTCTTCCTGACTACGCTGAATTGGATGAGCTCTTAGAGATCAGTTAA
- a CDS encoding M48 family metallopeptidase: MQQWITQLRQQKVSTPEEFDALVKKIEIVAHRNPTYYRTRLKLLACLGYAYILAVFILLVVALWGTQQILIYTQGYDSIGQLNGVIWLMAIGFLSMFFVRFKAPAGIPLTRKQVPQLFTMLDELSSALKAPRLDKVILNEELNAAIMQRPRYGFIGWQTNYLLIGLPLMQALSPEQCKAVLAHELAHLCGDDGRTSAWIYRIRQTWYELAEKFEQSGQGNFLFKRFFSWYGPFFRAYSFVHARAQEYEADRRAAELVGAEHKAEALIWLNVNSTLLHKQFWPEFQRQSKNLKEPPDNFISQCLDVLRSPIAPEQSRRWLALRLTRQTNNDSTHPCLADRLEALGYIVPDPLEPPTERATALLGRQLDDLTEQLNQLWKQEEADGWEDYYQLNQHQLDRLNSLNSKAEHLLTVEEKIKRAAATWQLQHKQTALSLFQAVIEDVPEHAVARYWVGFLLLTEQQNEEGVPHLQFAMDHDPSLVIPACRQLYSFYLKRDQPTSAEPYQQRWQRHAKIWDLAQTEREKFDLKTRFVPHDLPVSEIQQLVECFSKYPQIKAVYLARKVVERFPEYSYYVFVITRRSYRGMGKDYKNDYQLKLLIKSAIAFSGDYTLRFLSQQEQWKQLTQLEESLIYHRSN, translated from the coding sequence ATGCAACAATGGATTACCCAGCTGCGGCAACAGAAGGTCTCAACTCCTGAAGAGTTTGACGCGCTGGTAAAAAAAATTGAAATCGTCGCTCACAGGAACCCAACCTACTATCGAACCCGGTTAAAGTTGCTGGCATGCCTGGGCTATGCCTATATTCTGGCAGTCTTCATCTTGCTGGTTGTCGCTCTGTGGGGCACGCAGCAAATTCTAATTTACACTCAGGGATATGATTCCATTGGGCAGCTCAACGGGGTTATCTGGCTGATGGCCATTGGGTTTTTGAGCATGTTTTTTGTTCGGTTTAAGGCACCTGCGGGTATTCCCTTAACGCGAAAGCAGGTTCCCCAGCTGTTTACCATGCTTGATGAGCTGTCGTCAGCACTCAAGGCGCCGAGGTTAGACAAAGTTATCCTCAATGAGGAACTCAATGCCGCCATCATGCAGCGTCCTCGGTATGGCTTCATTGGTTGGCAAACTAACTATCTCTTAATCGGGTTACCGCTGATGCAGGCGTTGTCTCCTGAGCAATGCAAAGCTGTTCTAGCTCATGAGCTCGCTCATCTATGTGGTGATGATGGCCGAACGTCTGCTTGGATTTATCGCATTCGCCAAACCTGGTACGAACTCGCCGAAAAATTTGAGCAGAGTGGCCAGGGAAATTTTCTCTTCAAGCGATTTTTTAGCTGGTATGGGCCATTTTTTAGAGCATACTCCTTTGTGCATGCCCGAGCGCAAGAGTATGAAGCTGATAGACGCGCGGCTGAACTGGTAGGTGCTGAACATAAAGCTGAAGCACTGATCTGGCTCAATGTGAATAGCACTCTCTTACACAAGCAGTTCTGGCCTGAGTTTCAACGACAGTCTAAAAATCTCAAAGAACCGCCGGATAATTTTATTTCTCAATGCTTAGACGTCTTGCGATCGCCCATTGCACCCGAGCAAAGTCGACGCTGGTTAGCACTTCGTCTGACGCGTCAAACCAATAACGACTCAACTCACCCTTGTCTGGCTGACCGCCTTGAAGCGCTGGGATATATCGTTCCTGATCCATTGGAACCCCCGACAGAACGGGCAACAGCTTTGCTGGGTCGTCAATTAGATGATTTAACAGAACAGCTGAATCAGCTTTGGAAGCAGGAAGAAGCTGACGGTTGGGAAGATTACTATCAACTCAATCAACATCAGCTAGATCGCCTCAATAGCCTGAATTCAAAGGCCGAACATCTGTTAACCGTTGAAGAAAAGATCAAACGAGCTGCAGCGACCTGGCAGTTGCAGCATAAACAGACGGCGCTCTCCCTATTTCAAGCCGTTATTGAAGACGTCCCAGAGCATGCAGTCGCCCGATATTGGGTTGGATTCCTGTTATTGACTGAGCAACAGAATGAGGAGGGAGTTCCCCATTTGCAGTTTGCAATGGATCATGATCCTTCGTTGGTTATACCCGCTTGTCGCCAGCTTTATTCTTTTTATCTCAAACGTGATCAGCCCACTTCAGCTGAACCTTATCAACAACGATGGCAACGCCATGCAAAAATATGGGATTTGGCACAAACTGAGCGAGAAAAATTTGATCTGAAAACTCGATTTGTGCCCCATGATTTGCCTGTATCCGAAATTCAGCAGCTAGTGGAATGTTTTTCTAAATATCCACAAATAAAAGCGGTTTATCTAGCCCGTAAGGTGGTTGAAAGATTCCCCGAGTATTCCTATTATGTGTTCGTGATTACCAGACGATCCTATCGCGGCATGGGTAAAGATTATAAAAACGATTACCAGTTAAAACTATTAATAAAATCTGCGATCGCATTTTCAGGAGACTATACTCTGCGCTTTCTTAGCCAGCAAGAACAATGGAAGCAGTTGACCCAATTAGAAGAATCGCTAATTTACCACCGCTCAAATTAA
- a CDS encoding ribulose bisphosphate carboxylase small subunit — protein MKTLPKERRYETLSYLPPLTDAQIERQISYILKMGYIPAVEFNETSDPEVYYWTMWKLPLFNATTPSEVLSEVQACRSEYPNCFIRVVGFDNVKQCQILSFIVHKPGASTYRY, from the coding sequence ATGAAGACTCTGCCTAAAGAGCGTCGCTACGAAACTCTCTCGTACTTACCACCCCTCACGGATGCCCAAATTGAGCGGCAAATTTCTTACATTCTGAAGATGGGATACATCCCTGCGGTTGAGTTCAACGAAACTTCTGATCCTGAAGTTTACTACTGGACTATGTGGAAGCTGCCTTTGTTCAATGCCACCACGCCTTCTGAGGTGCTGAGCGAAGTGCAGGCTTGCCGTTCTGAGTATCCTAACTGCTTTATCCGAGTGGTGGGTTTTGACAATGTGAAGCAGTGCCAAATTCTAAGCTTCATTGTGCATAAGCCAGGTGCTAGCACTTACCGCTACTAA